TCAGGCGGGATTGTCAATCGGGGCCCGTTACGGGGCCAACCGGCTGGCAGTGACTGGTGAAGCCTGGCTGCGGGATACGCGGGCGACCTTCGGCGAGGAGAACGGAGCCACAGGGGAGGGGGGGATTGGCAGGATTGGCGTGCGTGTCGCCCTGCCGGAATGCGACGCGGCGTCCGTATCGAATGCGGGGGTGACGGCATGGGTCGGAATCAGCAATGGCTGGCTTCAGGTTCGGGCGGACGGCACGACCGGTGTGCTGGAGGGGTTGCAGGGAGAGGTGCCGGTGACGTGGTCGGCGCGAGACGGCTTGGTTTTTCCGCCCGGAGACCGGTTGTCATGGCAACGCCTCGATGCGCAGGGGTTGTCTGTCACCAATGAGGGCTTTGCGCTGGAATCCGACGATCAGGCGCGGGTCGTCCGCCTGCGCGCGGGGATCACAGGCAGTCTGTTGAAAGGCGAGGTGACGGCGCGTTTCCCCAACGCCGATCCCCGTCAGGTGATGGTTGACGTGTCCATACCCGAAACGAATCTGGCTGCCGATGATGGTATCATGGCCCTGCTGCGCAAAAAGCTGCCGGACATCGAACTGTCGGGACGCGTGAGCGCCGAAGCCAGCCTCCGTCTTTCGGGAGACCGCCCGCGCGTGACGGGACGATTCCGGATGGCTGACGGCACGCTGCGTGGCACGTCATTCGAGGCGCGCGGCATCGCGGCGGACGTGCCACTGGAACACGATCGGGTGTTGCGGACAACCGGGCGGCCGTTTGTCTCGTTTGCTTCGGCACAAGCAGGCAACATCCGGCTGGATCAGGGGATGGTCCGTTTTCAGCTTCTGCCTGACGAGCTTTTCATTGACCGGGTGGAGGTGGCCTGCTGCTCAGGTAGCTTGAACGCTTACTCCGTGCATCTCAATCTGAAGAATCCGAGTGACGACGTCGTGGTGTATGCGGATCGGATTGACATGGGCGAGGCCCTGATGATGGCGTTTCCCATCAAGGGTCGGATTGACGGCGTTCTGTACGGACGGATTCCTATCGGAATTGATCGGGGCCGAGTCATTTTGCATCCCGGTTTTTTGTATTCGTTGCCGGGGCAGGGCGGCAAGATTGTGCTGGATGACAGCCGGCAGATGCTCGGTCTGTTGGAACGGGCTGGAATCCGCGGCGACGTGCAGGTGCCGTTGTCAAAAGCCTTGAGCGACATGGATCTGAGCGCCATCAAGATGGATCTTACACCCCGTGAAACGGGTGACGACACGCTGGGCATTCGTCTGACCGGCAAGTCGAATTTCAAGGAGTGGCCCGCGCCTGTTGATCTGCGCCTGAATTTTAACGGACCGATTGAGGAGTTGTTGAACATTGGGCTGGACATGTCGGGCCATTAAGTGTCTAATTTACGCGAACTGTATGTCCACGGGAGGCGAAGCATGAAGAAAATTCGCAGGGTGCTGTTGAGTGCGTTGCTGGGCCTGGTGGCCGCCGCGACGTTTGGCGGGTGCCTGTCGGTCAAGACCGAGCATGAGATCAAGCCGATCCACATCACGATGGATGTGAATATCAAGATGCAGAAGGAACTGGAAGATTTTCTGATTTTGGATTAACGGGCAAGTCGGAGAAGGGACGGGTGCGATGAAAAAAATGAAACGCATGTTGAGTCTGGCGGTGGCCGTGGCCATCGGGTTCGTGTGTCTGGCGCAGGCCGATACCGTGGAAGAGGCGAAGAACCGCCGCAAAGAGAGGCGCGATCAGGTGGAGCAGTTGATCCAGGCTGGCAAGGCCGAAGAGGGTTTGGACGGCTATCTGGTTGCCAAGTCCGGGGCCGACGTTGAGGGTGCAAAGCTGATCCAGGCCGAGAACGCGGATCGCAAGATCGGTTACGCGGTGATCGCCAAGGCCAATGGTAAGACGGTCGAGGAAGTCGGCAAGCAGGCGGCCGCTATTATCAAGGCCCACGCCAAAAAAGAGAAATAGAGGGACTGACGATGGATCGGGCAGAGGCTTTTCTCAAACGAATGGGATTCCTCCTAGAAACCCCTGACTTGGGGTCATTGTTGCCTGACTTCGAGCGCGAGATGGCGGCGGGACTGGCCGGGGGGGCGTCGTCGCTGCAGATGATCCCGGCCTATCTTTCGGTCGGCCAACCGGTTCCCGTCGGCCAACCGGTGATCGTGCTCGACGCCGGAGGGACCCATCTGCGCGCGGGCCTCGTGGATTTCAACGCGCACGGAATGCCGACAATCACCCGTTTCACCAAGCACCGCATGCCGGGCACCGACGGGCCGATCACCGCGCGGGCGTTTTATGACACGCTGGCCGATTGTGTTGCGCCGCTCGCCTCCGAGGCCGATACGGTCGGCTTCTGTTTCTCCTATCCGGCGGAGATCAACCCCGACTGCGACGCGCGCCTGCTGCGCTGGACCAAGCAGGTGCAGGCGCCGGAAGTGGTCGGCACGCGGGTCGGCTCCAGTCTGCGCGACTGTCTCGCTGCGCGCGGCCTGCGGCTGCGGGTGACGGTGCTCAACGACACCGTCGCGACATTGCTGGCGGGACGGAGCGTGGGCATGGAGCGCCGCTACGAGACCTACGTCGGCTTCATCCTCGGCACCGGCACCAACACCGCTTATGTGGAGCGGCATGCGGCGATCACCAAGGTCGCGGGGCTTCCGGCCGAGGGCGCCATGGCGATCAACGTCGAGTCGGGCAATTTCGCCCGCGCGCCGCGCAGCCGCTTCGACGACCTCTTCGATGCCACCACGGGAGACCCCGGCACGTCGCTCTTTGAAAAGATGATATCGGGCGCTTATCTCGGGGGGCTGGGGCTGACGATTCTGCGCGAGGCGTCCATGGCCGGCCTGTTCAGCGCCGCGGTCGCCGCGGCCATCGGCGCCACGCGGAAACTGGCAACCAAGGACCTCGACGATTTCTGCCACAACCCCTTCATCCGCTCCGGCGCGGTTGCGGCGCTGCCGCTGTCCGATGACGACAGGCGGCTGATCCTCGCGCTGTGCACGCCGATGTTCGCGCGGGCCGCCTGCTTCACGGCGGTCAACATCGCTGCGGCGGTGCTCAAGACCGGCGCCGGACGCGACCCGCTCCATCCCGTCTGCGTGACCGTGGACGGCTCGACCTACTACCGCACGCTGACCGCCTCCTTCAAATCCCGTGTGGAAGAGCACCTGCGGCGCATCCTCGGCGGACGGGGCATCGCCTATGACCTGATCCACGTAGACGAGGCGCCCGTGATCGGCGCCGCCGTCGCGGGGCTGTCGGGCGCCTGACAGTGTAGTCGGTTGGCGACAGGTGTGAGTGGGTGTGTGTGTGGGGGGGTGTCGTTATGCATACTGTCACATTGTCACCCAAATATCAGGTCGTTATACCGCTTCCGGTCCGGCGCACGATGCGCCTGCGTCCGGGACAGAAGATGCAGGTTGTTGAATACGAGGGGCGTATCGAGTTGATTCCCGACCGAGACATCGCCGATCTGCGGGGCTTTCTGAAAGGGATCAACACCGATTTCGAGAGTAATGAGGACCGGGTATGAACGGCGCTTTCGGGTTTGCGGGGGAATAGCGGCCGTGTTTCACCTTTTTTTCTGGTCGAAATGGCCAGCTTCGGGTATGTTACGGCTTGCTGGATCAAGGCTTGGAGTCGCGGTGATGAGATTCGTTGTCGAATATCGAGGCAAAGACGAGTGGATCACCCGGAGGATGTGCGGAAATGCTGAGTAGCGCATACGCTGCACCGGTCATTCGCGGCGCCGGTCGCGCCCC
Above is a window of Lentisphaerota bacterium DNA encoding:
- a CDS encoding YnbE family lipoprotein, which encodes MLLSALLGLVAAATFGGCLSVKTEHEIKPIHITMDVNIKMQKELEDFLILD
- a CDS encoding DUF1318 domain-containing protein; translated protein: MKKMKRMLSLAVAVAIGFVCLAQADTVEEAKNRRKERRDQVEQLIQAGKAEEGLDGYLVAKSGADVEGAKLIQAENADRKIGYAVIAKANGKTVEEVGKQAAAIIKAHAKKEK
- a CDS encoding AbrB/MazE/SpoVT family DNA-binding domain-containing protein, with product MHTVTLSPKYQVVIPLPVRRTMRLRPGQKMQVVEYEGRIELIPDRDIADLRGFLKGINTDFESNEDRV
- a CDS encoding hexokinase, translating into MDRAEAFLKRMGFLLETPDLGSLLPDFEREMAAGLAGGASSLQMIPAYLSVGQPVPVGQPVIVLDAGGTHLRAGLVDFNAHGMPTITRFTKHRMPGTDGPITARAFYDTLADCVAPLASEADTVGFCFSYPAEINPDCDARLLRWTKQVQAPEVVGTRVGSSLRDCLAARGLRLRVTVLNDTVATLLAGRSVGMERRYETYVGFILGTGTNTAYVERHAAITKVAGLPAEGAMAINVESGNFARAPRSRFDDLFDATTGDPGTSLFEKMISGAYLGGLGLTILREASMAGLFSAAVAAAIGATRKLATKDLDDFCHNPFIRSGAVAALPLSDDDRRLILALCTPMFARAACFTAVNIAAAVLKTGAGRDPLHPVCVTVDGSTYYRTLTASFKSRVEEHLRRILGGRGIAYDLIHVDEAPVIGAAVAGLSGA